A single region of the Bartonella harrusi genome encodes:
- a CDS encoding GH36-type glycosyl hydrolase domain-containing protein translates to MGWERKRGKLYELNLLLRGDKNTNFYPPNPLLPMDCRFVMTLDSDTRLTHESVTKLVGKLNHPLNKPIFDTQNKKIVKGYSILQPRITPSLATGKETSILQRIFSTNRGLDPYVFAVSDTYQDLLGEGTFIGKGLYNLDTFQQALEGKIKENTVLSHDLLEGGYARTALVSNVEVIEDYPTTYNMDVMRHHRWIRGDWQLLPYLFSPHKISSTTRWKIQDNLRRSLTPLMWIIATFAGWSLLPLKSAIIWQIFLLLSLFVSPILGVLQTLVPSTIDYSLQGYFQFILNKITLTGANMFLKLIFLAHSAYFMTDAIMRALYRMTISKQHLLEWKTSSATKTMPNSLGFYILTMWPASLIGILAAALPLFFKSSASFIALPFGLAWFFSPLIAWFVSQPSEFQNTLDLSSEDKKTLRSLARRTWLYYTTFVNAQSNYLPPDNFQEDPQSLIAHRTSPTNIGVYLLSVIAARDFGWISFEETMTRVECTLSSLAKMEKFRGHLYNWYATDTLTPLLPTYISTVDSGNLAGHLVTLSSALSQWAKKPHAFFQSDHMGFWDVYTILEETVKEIPTNQSNAHALRQRIEEHIANFHRAMRTFREKSKTTALPITKLLLTARNIEHLIEKFHQKTQIIESARAHCWAQCLVETCQAHYHDSTANYNTEKIRQKLETLATKARQIAFNMEFDFLEQPERQLLSIGYRVQENKLDEGCYDLLASEARLSSFFAIAKGDLKFKHWFHLGRLLIPIGGKGALLSWSGSMFEYLMPSLIMHEPKGSILNQTNRLIVRHQIQYGHEKKLPWGISEAAFNARDHLMNYQYASFGDPTLGLKRGLSRNAVIAPYASLLAAQYMPTHAVKNLKRLRDLGALGTYGYYDSIDFTPSRVKKGEKYAIVRNYYAHHHGMSILAINNVIFEGRMRNRFHHDTVIEATQLLLHERAPHQIPIIRTKVANPIRNNAQEFDNAPTRIITNPLLKPRATLLLSNGFYSTMLTGNGSGYSRWHDYTITRFIPDATEDQQGLLFFLRDMHSERWWSVTGEPTRVAEEEAISIFTDEKADYMKIVDGIKSTLECLVASKNDGEGRRLQLINMTNKDRFIEVTSYGELALATMETDCAHPVFSHMFIETKIVEEGRTIFAKRRKRSPHDPEIHIAHFVSDIMNSIQETEAETDRSLFIGRGRSIHRPAAFDQNARLSNSQGCILDPIISLRCRVKIPAYEKVELIFWTFAAHEKETLHNHIKHYRQPNIFQQEFSMAWTRSQVSLYQRDISLKEAITYQKYATPLIYPDHTWRLPPGILAKTLGKQSDLWPMSISGDNPICLLRLDNEVDITVLRELLKAHEYWRIRGLIVDLVILNEQAFSYIQDTQHTIEWVCESYRHHTHNMDERQHIFTLRRDQMNEQSFKTLLASARIILYAQNGSLSEQLKRMENIDSDLATHNSNQEFDNKFNDRKYDKKKQIAIPTQPNPFTSIGLIGQQKTSPLVTKGKDLKYWNGYGGFNHDNHYVIRLHGHTTTPHPWINVIANHSFGFHVSAEGALFTWAHNSRDYQLTPWANDPVSNRPGEALYLVDRLSLKCFSPVSAVECDENVVYEACHGFGFSTFKSTHLEIALELTHTLDQEKPVRFSRLILKNEGKKLRSLRLYNYVEWVLGNVRTKYAPFILPSYDPKRGAHFIQNPYHIEKSQQTTFLSASEMPTSTTTDRTEFIGSTGTVIHPHAIRKADVLSNKIEAGCDPCSAFSYDIDLLPGQTKEIIFYLGSAENRQEAEKLLDQVRTSDFEILLTQQKKQWSDFVSPFQVKTPDPSFDIMVNHWLPYQIYACRMMARTAFYQASGAFGFRDQLQDSLSLLLLKPQLAREQLLNAAAHQFLEGDVQHWWLPDTNAGVRTRISDDIVWLAYGTALYVNTTGDYEFLDTLITFIEGVSLKSEQHDTYFQPTQSSKVATLYEHCALALDLALERCGQHGLPLILGGDWNDGMNLVGIKGKGESTWLGWFLGTTLKAFIPIAKKRGDSSHMQTWSAYLKHLKKSLEKNGWDGAWYRRGYFDDGTPLGSKINDECQIDTIAQSWAVISQMASPKRQKQAMASMFERLYDEKGNLIRLFWPPFDKSTLEPGYIKGYPPGIRENGGQYTHGAIWSILALAQMGENDKAYTLFSMINPLNHGKNPEIYRVEPYVMAADIYAVEPRRGQGGWTWYTGSAGWFYHAAIQAILGIKRQAHQLFLKPNLPSFWPEYEVKMKLHDAVYTIKVKWGSKNMLSVDGKKYADVDAGIQLQKTGKHKIIRTIKSLKEKR, encoded by the coding sequence ATGGGATGGGAGCGAAAGCGAGGAAAACTTTACGAACTCAATCTGTTATTGAGAGGCGATAAAAACACAAACTTTTACCCTCCAAATCCACTTCTTCCCATGGATTGCCGTTTTGTTATGACACTCGATTCAGACACACGTCTTACCCATGAAAGTGTGACAAAACTCGTTGGAAAACTTAACCATCCACTCAATAAACCAATCTTTGATACACAAAATAAAAAAATTGTAAAAGGCTATAGTATTTTACAACCCCGTATTACACCTTCCCTTGCAACAGGAAAAGAAACATCAATTCTGCAACGTATTTTTTCTACGAACCGTGGTCTTGATCCTTATGTCTTTGCCGTTTCTGATACTTATCAAGATCTTTTGGGAGAAGGAACCTTCATTGGTAAAGGCCTTTATAATCTTGATACATTTCAGCAAGCCCTTGAGGGAAAGATTAAAGAAAATACTGTTCTTAGTCACGATCTCTTAGAAGGAGGATATGCACGCACTGCCTTGGTTAGTAATGTAGAAGTCATTGAAGATTATCCAACAACCTACAACATGGATGTGATGCGTCATCATCGTTGGATTCGTGGTGATTGGCAACTGTTGCCTTATCTTTTTTCCCCCCATAAAATCAGCTCCACAACACGTTGGAAAATACAAGATAATCTACGTCGTTCTCTCACACCACTTATGTGGATAATCGCCACCTTCGCAGGATGGTCTCTTTTACCATTAAAGAGTGCAATCATATGGCAAATATTCCTGCTTCTTAGTCTCTTTGTCTCACCAATTTTAGGCGTATTACAAACTCTTGTTCCATCCACTATTGATTATTCTCTGCAAGGATATTTTCAATTCATTTTGAACAAAATCACCCTTACGGGGGCAAATATGTTTCTTAAACTTATATTTCTTGCCCATTCAGCTTATTTTATGACTGATGCCATCATGCGGGCACTCTATCGTATGACCATTTCAAAACAACATCTGCTTGAATGGAAAACCTCTTCTGCAACAAAGACCATGCCCAACAGTTTAGGCTTTTATATCCTTACAATGTGGCCTGCATCACTTATTGGTATTCTTGCCGCAGCATTACCTCTCTTTTTTAAGAGTTCCGCAAGTTTTATTGCTTTGCCTTTTGGGCTTGCATGGTTTTTTTCACCCTTGATTGCTTGGTTTGTTAGTCAACCTTCAGAATTTCAAAATACCCTTGATCTATCTTCCGAAGATAAAAAAACACTACGATCTCTTGCACGACGTACATGGCTTTATTACACAACCTTCGTCAATGCACAAAGCAATTATTTACCACCTGATAATTTTCAAGAAGATCCTCAATCTCTTATTGCTCATCGCACATCTCCTACTAATATTGGAGTTTATCTTCTTTCTGTTATTGCTGCACGTGATTTTGGCTGGATTAGTTTTGAAGAAACGATGACACGCGTTGAATGTACATTAAGCTCTCTTGCAAAAATGGAAAAATTCCGTGGACACCTCTACAATTGGTACGCAACGGATACACTCACCCCTCTCTTGCCAACTTATATATCAACGGTTGATTCAGGAAATCTCGCCGGTCATTTGGTGACACTCTCTTCAGCCTTAAGCCAATGGGCTAAAAAGCCTCATGCTTTTTTTCAAAGTGACCACATGGGCTTCTGGGATGTTTATACTATTCTTGAAGAAACCGTCAAAGAAATTCCCACCAATCAATCTAACGCACATGCCTTACGCCAACGAATCGAAGAGCATATCGCCAATTTCCATCGCGCTATGCGCACTTTCAGGGAAAAATCAAAGACAACCGCTCTCCCTATCACAAAGCTGTTACTTACTGCCCGCAATATTGAGCACTTAATAGAGAAATTTCATCAAAAAACGCAGATTATAGAATCTGCCCGTGCACACTGTTGGGCTCAATGCCTAGTAGAAACATGCCAAGCGCATTATCACGACTCTACTGCTAACTACAATACCGAAAAAATACGTCAAAAATTAGAAACTTTAGCGACAAAGGCACGACAAATAGCCTTTAATATGGAATTTGATTTTCTAGAACAGCCCGAACGGCAACTCTTGTCCATTGGCTACCGTGTTCAGGAAAACAAACTTGATGAAGGATGTTATGACCTTTTGGCTTCAGAAGCACGCCTCTCAAGCTTTTTTGCCATCGCAAAAGGCGATCTAAAATTCAAACATTGGTTTCATCTTGGTCGATTACTCATCCCAATTGGTGGAAAAGGTGCGTTATTATCGTGGTCTGGATCCATGTTTGAATATCTGATGCCATCTCTTATTATGCACGAACCCAAAGGTTCAATTCTCAATCAAACAAATAGATTAATTGTTCGTCATCAAATACAATATGGTCATGAAAAAAAATTGCCATGGGGTATTTCTGAAGCCGCATTTAATGCGCGCGATCATTTAATGAATTACCAATATGCTAGCTTTGGGGACCCAACCCTTGGACTCAAACGTGGTTTATCACGCAATGCCGTTATTGCTCCTTACGCAAGCCTTTTAGCAGCACAATATATGCCAACTCATGCAGTCAAAAATTTAAAACGACTCCGCGATCTTGGCGCTTTAGGAACATATGGTTATTACGACTCTATCGACTTTACGCCTTCACGTGTTAAAAAGGGAGAAAAATACGCTATTGTACGTAATTATTATGCACACCATCATGGTATGTCAATTCTTGCTATCAACAATGTCATTTTTGAAGGACGGATGCGTAATCGTTTTCATCATGACACCGTCATTGAAGCAACACAATTGTTATTACACGAAAGAGCACCACATCAAATTCCCATCATTCGCACAAAAGTTGCCAATCCCATCCGTAATAACGCTCAGGAATTTGATAATGCCCCTACTCGTATTATCACGAATCCACTTCTCAAACCGCGTGCAACTTTACTCTTATCCAATGGCTTTTATTCTACAATGTTGACAGGCAATGGTTCAGGTTACAGCCGTTGGCATGATTATACGATTACACGCTTTATTCCTGATGCAACAGAAGATCAACAGGGCCTTTTATTTTTTCTACGTGATATGCATAGTGAACGGTGGTGGTCTGTCACCGGTGAACCAACACGCGTTGCTGAAGAAGAAGCAATTAGCATTTTTACCGATGAAAAAGCTGACTATATGAAAATAGTTGACGGCATAAAATCAACACTCGAATGTCTTGTTGCATCCAAAAATGATGGTGAAGGACGGCGTCTCCAACTTATAAATATGACCAACAAAGATCGCTTCATTGAAGTTACCTCCTATGGTGAATTAGCGCTCGCGACAATGGAGACAGACTGCGCTCATCCTGTTTTTTCACATATGTTTATAGAAACAAAAATCGTTGAAGAAGGAAGAACAATTTTTGCCAAAAGACGCAAACGCTCTCCTCATGATCCTGAAATTCATATTGCCCATTTTGTGAGCGATATTATGAATAGTATCCAAGAAACAGAAGCTGAAACAGACCGTTCTCTGTTTATTGGTCGGGGTAGATCCATTCATAGACCTGCTGCATTTGATCAAAATGCTCGTTTGAGTAACAGTCAAGGCTGTATCCTTGATCCAATTATCTCACTTCGCTGCCGTGTAAAAATTCCTGCCTATGAAAAAGTCGAACTCATTTTTTGGACTTTTGCTGCTCATGAAAAAGAAACATTACACAATCATATTAAACATTATCGACAACCCAACATATTCCAGCAAGAATTTTCAATGGCGTGGACACGCTCACAAGTCTCACTCTATCAACGAGATATAAGCCTTAAAGAAGCTATTACTTATCAAAAATATGCAACACCGCTTATCTATCCAGACCATACCTGGCGTCTTCCCCCTGGAATACTAGCAAAAACTCTTGGGAAACAATCTGATCTTTGGCCAATGTCCATTTCAGGAGACAACCCTATCTGCCTTTTAAGATTAGATAATGAAGTGGATATAACTGTTCTTCGCGAACTCCTTAAAGCACATGAATATTGGCGTATACGTGGTCTCATTGTGGATCTTGTTATTTTAAATGAGCAAGCCTTTTCCTATATACAAGATACACAACATACTATTGAATGGGTATGCGAATCCTACCGGCATCATACGCATAACATGGATGAACGCCAACATATTTTTACCCTTCGGCGTGATCAAATGAATGAACAAAGTTTCAAGACACTTCTTGCATCAGCCCGTATCATCCTCTATGCGCAAAATGGATCTTTGTCTGAACAGCTCAAACGTATGGAAAATATTGATTCTGATCTGGCGACACACAACAGTAATCAAGAATTTGATAATAAATTCAATGACAGAAAATATGACAAAAAAAAGCAAATAGCGATACCAACGCAACCCAATCCTTTTACTTCTATTGGCCTTATTGGCCAACAAAAAACCTCACCCCTTGTTACAAAAGGCAAAGATCTAAAGTATTGGAATGGTTATGGTGGCTTTAATCATGATAATCATTATGTTATCCGTCTTCATGGACACACAACGACACCACATCCGTGGATTAATGTCATTGCTAATCACAGCTTTGGATTTCATGTCTCTGCTGAAGGTGCACTCTTTACCTGGGCTCACAATAGTCGTGATTATCAATTAACGCCTTGGGCAAATGATCCTGTTTCTAACCGACCAGGAGAAGCGCTTTATCTTGTAGATCGTTTATCTTTAAAATGTTTCTCACCCGTTTCTGCTGTTGAATGTGACGAAAATGTTGTTTATGAAGCCTGTCATGGTTTTGGATTTTCAACATTTAAATCTACACATTTAGAAATTGCATTAGAGCTTACTCATACCCTTGATCAAGAAAAACCTGTTCGCTTTTCACGTCTTATTCTGAAAAATGAAGGGAAAAAGTTGCGCAGTTTACGCCTCTATAATTATGTTGAATGGGTTTTAGGAAATGTTCGTACCAAATATGCACCTTTTATACTTCCCTCTTATGATCCAAAACGGGGTGCGCATTTTATTCAAAATCCCTATCACATTGAAAAATCTCAACAAACAACATTTTTATCAGCATCTGAAATGCCAACCAGCACTACCACCGATCGCACTGAATTTATTGGTTCAACAGGAACGGTGATACATCCTCATGCAATCCGTAAAGCTGATGTGCTTTCAAATAAAATTGAAGCAGGATGTGATCCTTGCTCGGCATTTTCTTATGATATTGATCTGTTACCAGGACAAACAAAAGAAATAATCTTTTATCTTGGTAGTGCTGAAAATAGGCAAGAAGCTGAAAAACTCCTCGATCAAGTACGCACAAGTGATTTTGAAATTCTCCTTACACAACAAAAAAAGCAATGGAGTGATTTTGTTTCCCCATTCCAAGTAAAAACACCTGATCCTTCTTTTGATATTATGGTCAATCACTGGCTTCCTTATCAAATTTATGCATGCCGTATGATGGCACGTACAGCTTTTTATCAAGCAAGTGGTGCATTTGGCTTCCGTGATCAATTGCAAGACAGTTTATCCTTGTTATTATTAAAACCACAACTCGCGCGTGAACAATTGTTAAATGCTGCCGCGCATCAATTTCTTGAAGGGGACGTACAACATTGGTGGTTGCCTGACACCAATGCGGGTGTTCGTACACGCATTTCTGATGATATTGTCTGGCTTGCATACGGAACAGCTCTTTATGTCAACACAACTGGTGACTACGAATTCCTTGATACCCTTATTACTTTCATTGAAGGCGTTTCTTTGAAAAGCGAACAACATGATACTTATTTCCAGCCTACACAATCCTCAAAGGTCGCAACCCTTTATGAACATTGTGCTTTAGCTTTAGATCTTGCCCTCGAACGCTGTGGACAACACGGACTCCCGCTTATTCTAGGTGGTGATTGGAATGATGGTATGAATTTGGTAGGCATTAAAGGAAAAGGGGAAAGCACTTGGCTCGGTTGGTTTCTTGGTACAACGTTAAAAGCTTTCATCCCCATTGCCAAAAAACGTGGTGACAGCAGCCATATGCAAACATGGAGTGCATATCTTAAGCATTTGAAAAAATCCCTAGAAAAAAACGGTTGGGATGGTGCTTGGTATCGACGTGGTTATTTTGATGATGGGACCCCTCTTGGTTCTAAGATAAATGATGAATGCCAAATTGATACCATTGCTCAATCTTGGGCAGTCATTTCTCAAATGGCATCACCTAAACGCCAAAAACAGGCAATGGCATCAATGTTTGAACGTCTATATGATGAAAAAGGTAATCTTATACGCCTTTTCTGGCCGCCTTTTGACAAAAGTACCCTTGAACCCGGTTATATAAAAGGTTATCCACCAGGAATTCGAGAAAATGGTGGTCAATACACACATGGTGCCATTTGGAGCATTTTAGCCCTCGCCCAAATGGGGGAAAACGATAAAGCTTATACTTTATTTTCTATGATAAACCCTCTTAACCACGGGAAAAATCCTGAAATTTATCGTGTTGAGCCTTATGTTATGGCCGCAGATATTTATGCTGTTGAACCACGTCGTGGACAAGGTGGGTGGACATGGTATACAGGCTCAGCAGGCTGGTTTTATCACGCCGCAATACAAGCCATTCTTGGGATTAAACGTCAAGCTCATCAATTATTTTTAAAGCCAAATTTACCTTCCTTCTGGCCTGAATATGAAGTAAAAATGAAATTGCATGACGCTGTTTATACCATTAAAGTAAAATGGGGGTCTAAAAATATGCTCAGCGTTGATGGTAAAAAATATGCTGATGTTGATGCGGGTATACAATTACAAAAAACGGGAAAGCACAAAATCATACGTACAATTAAATCTTTAAAAGAGAAAAGATAA
- the rpsA gene encoding 30S ribosomal protein S1: MSQYNPTTADFETLLTESFQTNDLNEGSVVKGRVIAIEKDMAIIDAGLKVEGRIPLKEFGAKGKDGSLKVGDEVEVYIERIENAMGEAVLSREKARREESWIRLEEKFNAGTRVDGVIFSQVKGGFTVDLDGAVAFLPRSQVDIRPIRDVSPLMHNSQSFEILKMDRRRGNIVVSRRTVLEESRAEQRSEIVQNLEENQIVEGVVKNITDYGAFVDLGGIDGLLHVTDMAWRRVNHPSEVLTIGQTIKVQIIRINQDTHRISLGMKQLESDPWETISARYPVGTKITGAVTNITDYGGFVEIEPGIEGLIHVSEMSWTKKNVHPGKLLSTSQEVEVVVLEIDPSKRRISLGLKQTFENPWIAFANKFPVNSQIEGEIKNKTEFGLFIGLEGDVDGMVHLSDLDWNRPGEQVIDSYNKGDVVKAVVLDVDVEKERISLGIKQLSSDKVGEAAAAGELRKGAVVTCEVIAVNENDINVKLIDHNLETTIRRADLARDRDEQRPERFSIGQRIDARITTFDKKTRKLSVSIKALEIAEEKEAVAQYGSTDSGASLGDILGAALKKQEQN; this comes from the coding sequence ATGTCACAATACAATCCCACAACAGCGGATTTTGAAACCCTTTTAACAGAATCTTTTCAAACCAATGATCTCAATGAAGGATCCGTTGTTAAAGGTCGTGTCATTGCAATCGAAAAAGACATGGCCATTATTGATGCTGGACTTAAAGTCGAAGGACGTATTCCACTCAAAGAATTTGGAGCTAAAGGAAAAGATGGTTCCTTAAAAGTCGGCGATGAAGTTGAAGTTTATATTGAACGCATCGAAAATGCCATGGGTGAAGCCGTCTTATCGCGTGAAAAAGCACGGCGCGAAGAAAGCTGGATTCGTTTGGAAGAAAAATTCAATGCTGGCACACGCGTTGATGGGGTTATATTTAGCCAAGTTAAAGGAGGTTTTACAGTCGATCTCGATGGTGCTGTTGCTTTCTTGCCTCGCAGCCAAGTCGATATTCGACCCATTCGTGATGTTTCCCCTCTCATGCACAACTCACAATCCTTTGAAATTTTAAAAATGGATCGTCGTCGAGGCAATATTGTTGTTTCACGTCGTACTGTCTTAGAGGAAAGTCGCGCCGAACAGCGTTCAGAGATTGTACAAAATCTTGAAGAAAACCAAATCGTTGAAGGTGTTGTTAAAAATATCACTGATTATGGTGCCTTTGTTGATCTTGGCGGAATTGATGGCCTCTTGCATGTTACAGATATGGCTTGGCGCCGTGTTAACCACCCATCTGAAGTCCTCACAATTGGTCAAACGATTAAAGTGCAAATTATTCGTATCAATCAAGATACACACCGCATTTCGCTTGGCATGAAACAGCTTGAAAGTGATCCTTGGGAAACCATCAGCGCTCGATATCCCGTTGGTACCAAAATTACTGGTGCTGTTACTAATATTACCGATTACGGTGGTTTTGTTGAAATAGAACCAGGAATCGAGGGATTGATCCACGTTTCTGAAATGAGTTGGACAAAGAAAAATGTGCATCCAGGAAAACTTCTCTCCACATCACAAGAAGTGGAAGTTGTGGTTCTTGAAATTGATCCTTCTAAGCGACGTATTTCCCTTGGCTTAAAGCAAACATTTGAAAATCCATGGATTGCTTTTGCAAATAAATTTCCTGTCAACTCACAAATTGAAGGAGAGATCAAAAACAAAACAGAATTTGGTCTCTTCATTGGGCTTGAAGGTGATGTTGATGGCATGGTTCATCTTTCCGATCTTGATTGGAATCGTCCGGGTGAACAGGTCATTGATAGTTACAATAAAGGTGATGTTGTTAAAGCTGTGGTTCTTGATGTTGACGTGGAAAAAGAACGTATCTCTCTTGGTATTAAGCAACTCTCCAGCGATAAAGTTGGAGAAGCTGCTGCCGCTGGTGAACTTCGCAAAGGGGCTGTCGTAACGTGTGAAGTTATTGCGGTTAATGAAAATGATATCAATGTAAAATTAATTGATCATAATCTCGAAACAACCATTCGTCGTGCTGACTTGGCTCGTGATCGTGATGAGCAGCGCCCTGAACGTTTTTCAATTGGTCAAAGAATTGATGCACGTATTACCACATTTGATAAAAAAACACGCAAGCTTTCAGTATCAATCAAAGCTTTAGAAATTGCCGAAGAAAAAGAAGCTGTTGCACAATATGGTTCTACAGATTCAGGGGCTTCTCTTGGTGATATTCTTGGTGCCGCTTTGAAAAAACAAGAACAAAATTAG
- the cmk gene encoding (d)CMP kinase yields the protein MKPFVIAIDGPAASGKGTLARKIAAHYHLQHLDTGLTYRGVAYALLQQKLPLEDEKSALACAIELDFNTLNPALLSSHELGEAASKIALNPAVREVLVAKQRHFASIMLGSVLDGRDIGTVVCPDADIKFYIIANVQTRAKRRYQEILKKGIQADYHEILAQLEQRDNRDATRKQSPLKPAKNAHLLDTSELSIEATFAIACAFIDPIIKLRIIG from the coding sequence TTGAAACCTTTTGTGATTGCAATTGATGGACCAGCAGCCTCAGGGAAAGGAACATTAGCACGAAAAATTGCTGCTCATTATCATCTTCAACATCTTGATACTGGTCTTACTTATCGTGGTGTTGCTTATGCACTTTTACAACAAAAATTGCCTCTAGAGGATGAAAAAAGTGCTCTTGCTTGTGCTATAGAGCTTGATTTTAATACTTTGAATCCAGCTCTTCTCTCTTCTCATGAACTTGGTGAAGCCGCTTCAAAAATAGCGCTCAACCCTGCTGTACGAGAAGTTCTTGTTGCCAAACAACGTCATTTTGCTAGCATTATGCTCGGCAGTGTCCTTGATGGGCGTGATATTGGCACTGTCGTTTGTCCCGATGCTGATATTAAATTTTATATTATAGCCAATGTTCAAACACGTGCAAAACGTCGCTATCAGGAAATTTTAAAAAAAGGCATACAGGCAGATTATCATGAAATCTTAGCTCAACTTGAACAACGCGATAACCGTGATGCAACGCGCAAACAAAGCCCGTTAAAGCCAGCAAAAAATGCCCACTTGCTTGATACATCAGAATTGAGTATAGAAGCAACATTTGCAATTGCATGCGCTTTTATTGATCCAATCATAAAATTGCGTATAATTGGATAA
- the pncB gene encoding nicotinate phosphoribosyltransferase — protein sequence MNHPDIARRVYDHTWKLDPIIRSLLDTDFYKLLMVQMIWGLYPNVNVTFSLINRTKTIRLVDDIDEGELRAQLDHAVSLRFTKKEMIWLAGNTFYGRKQIFEPDFLHWLENFQLPEYELTRKDGQYILHFHGPWPNSSMWEIPALAIISELRSRAAMKNLDRFALDVLYARAKAKMWSKVERLKKLPDIKISDFGTRRRHSFLWQRWCVEALKEGIGDSFAGTSNVLLAMDTDLEALGTNAHELPMVIAAITNNDSELCKAPYKVLQDWNRYYGGNLLIVLPDTFGTEAFLRNAPDWVADWTGFRPDSAPPIEGGERIIQWWKEQGKNPKEKLLIFSDALDINTIETTYRHFHGRVRMNFGWGTDLTNDFIGCAPQKIATLDALSLVCKVTHANGRPTIKLSDNPEKTIGDPQEIQRYLNLFGNEKRVARPLKN from the coding sequence ATGAATCACCCAGATATTGCTAGACGCGTTTATGATCACACTTGGAAACTTGATCCCATTATTCGCTCACTTCTGGATACGGATTTTTATAAACTTCTTATGGTGCAGATGATTTGGGGCCTTTATCCTAATGTCAATGTTACTTTCTCTCTCATAAACCGTACTAAAACAATCCGCCTTGTCGATGATATTGATGAGGGTGAATTGCGTGCCCAACTTGATCACGCCGTTAGTTTGCGTTTTACAAAAAAAGAAATGATCTGGCTTGCTGGTAATACCTTTTATGGACGAAAACAAATTTTTGAGCCAGATTTTCTTCATTGGCTTGAAAACTTTCAACTTCCAGAATATGAACTAACCCGTAAAGATGGCCAATATATTCTCCATTTTCATGGCCCTTGGCCCAATAGTTCCATGTGGGAAATTCCCGCCCTTGCTATCATTAGCGAATTGCGTTCACGTGCTGCTATGAAAAACTTAGATCGTTTTGCTCTTGATGTGCTTTATGCACGTGCTAAAGCAAAAATGTGGAGTAAAGTTGAACGTCTCAAAAAATTGCCTGATATTAAAATATCCGACTTTGGCACAAGACGTCGTCATTCTTTCTTATGGCAACGATGGTGTGTTGAAGCATTAAAAGAAGGGATTGGCGATTCTTTTGCTGGAACTTCCAATGTTCTTCTTGCCATGGATACAGATTTAGAAGCGCTTGGTACCAATGCACATGAATTGCCCATGGTCATTGCTGCCATTACCAATAATGACAGCGAATTGTGTAAAGCACCCTATAAGGTTCTGCAAGATTGGAACCGTTATTATGGTGGAAATCTTCTCATTGTTTTACCTGATACCTTTGGTACAGAAGCGTTTTTACGCAACGCTCCAGACTGGGTCGCAGATTGGACAGGTTTTCGACCTGACAGTGCTCCACCTATTGAGGGGGGAGAACGCATTATACAATGGTGGAAAGAGCAAGGAAAAAACCCAAAAGAAAAATTATTAATTTTTTCTGATGCTCTTGATATCAATACAATTGAAACAACCTACCGCCACTTCCATGGTAGAGTGCGTATGAACTTTGGATGGGGAACAGACCTTACGAATGACTTTATAGGCTGTGCGCCTCAAAAAATTGCAACCCTTGATGCTCTTTCCCTTGTTTGTAAAGTTACTCACGCCAATGGCAGACCAACCATAAAACTCTCAGATAATCCTGAAAAAACGATCGGTGATCCACAAGAAATACAACGCTACCTCAATCTGTTTGGTAATGAAAAACGTGTTGCTAGGCCGCTAAAAAATTAA